The Miscanthus floridulus cultivar M001 chromosome 7, ASM1932011v1, whole genome shotgun sequence genome includes a region encoding these proteins:
- the LOC136467660 gene encoding homeobox-leucine zipper protein HOX16-like isoform X2, giving the protein MLLGLEEGRGVKRPFFTSPDELLEEEYYDEQLPEKKRRLTPEQVHLLERSFAEENKLEPERKTELARKLGLQPRQVAVWFQNRRARWKTKQLERDFDRLKASFDALRADHDVLLQDNHRLRSQVVSLTEKLQEKEATEGGASAATDAAALPAVDDVKASLADDVKEPTTEPAAEEEAAFEVQQVKSEDRLSTGSGGSAVVDTDAQLYGAGGRFAAAVDSSVESYFPGGEDHHYHDCGMGPVNHGVGGIQSDDDGAGSDEGCSYYAEEEAAAAAAFFAGHTHHHADEDEDAGQISWWMWN; this is encoded by the exons ATGCTGCTTGGCCTTGAAGAAGGGCGCGGCGTAAAACGGCCCTtcttcacctcgcccgacgagCTCCTCGAGGAGGAGTACTACGACGAGCAGCTGCCGGAGAAGAAGCGCCGCCTCACCCCGGAGCAG GTGCATCTGCTGGAGAGGAGCTTCGCGGAGGAGAACAAGCTGGAGCCGGAGCGCAAGACGGAGCTGGCGCGCAAGCTGGGCCTGCAGCCCCGCCAGGTGGCCGTCTGGTTCCAGAACCGCCGCGCCCGGTGGAAGACCAAGCAGCTCGAGCGCGACTTCGACCGCCTCAAGGCATCCTTCGACGCTCTCCGAGCCGACCACGACGTCCTCCTCCAGGACAACCACCGCCTCCGCTCACAG GTGGTGTCGTTGACCGAGAAGCTGCAAGAGAAGGAGGCAACGGAGGGCGGCGCCAGCGCTGCCACCGACGCCGCGGCGTTGCCGGCGGTGGACGACGTCAAGGCTTCCTTGGCCGATGACGTCAAGGAGCCAACAACAGagccggcggcggaggaggaagcGGCGTTCGAGGTGCAGCAGGTGAAATCCGAGGACAGGCTGAGCACTGGCAGCGGCGGGAGCGCGGTGGTGGACACGGACGCGCAGTTGTACGGCGCCGGCGGCCGGTTCGCTGCGGCCGTTGATAGCAGCGTGGAGTCCTACTTCCCCGGTGGCGAGGACCACCACTACCACGACTGCGGGATGGGTCCAGTAAACCACGGCGTGGGAGGGATCCAGTCGGATGACGACGGCGCCGGCAGCGACGAGGGATGCAGCTACTACGCCGAAgaagaagccgccgccgccgccgcgttctTCGCCGGACACACCCACCACCacgcggacgaggacgaggacgccggccaGATCAGCTGGTGGATGTGGAACTAG
- the LOC136467660 gene encoding homeobox-leucine zipper protein HOX16-like isoform X1 — protein sequence MESGRLIFNAAGSGAGHMLFLDCGAAGGPVGGGGLFHQGGRPMLLGLEEGRGVKRPFFTSPDELLEEEYYDEQLPEKKRRLTPEQVHLLERSFAEENKLEPERKTELARKLGLQPRQVAVWFQNRRARWKTKQLERDFDRLKASFDALRADHDVLLQDNHRLRSQVVSLTEKLQEKEATEGGASAATDAAALPAVDDVKASLADDVKEPTTEPAAEEEAAFEVQQVKSEDRLSTGSGGSAVVDTDAQLYGAGGRFAAAVDSSVESYFPGGEDHHYHDCGMGPVNHGVGGIQSDDDGAGSDEGCSYYAEEEAAAAAAFFAGHTHHHADEDEDAGQISWWMWN from the exons ATGGAGTCCGGACGGCTCATCTTCAACGCGGCCGGCTCCGGCGCCGGGCATATGCTTTTCCTGGACTGCGGCGCAGCCGGTGGTCCTGTCGGCGGTGGCGGCTTGTTCCATCAAG GCGGGAGACCGATGCTGCTTGGCCTTGAAGAAGGGCGCGGCGTAAAACGGCCCTtcttcacctcgcccgacgagCTCCTCGAGGAGGAGTACTACGACGAGCAGCTGCCGGAGAAGAAGCGCCGCCTCACCCCGGAGCAG GTGCATCTGCTGGAGAGGAGCTTCGCGGAGGAGAACAAGCTGGAGCCGGAGCGCAAGACGGAGCTGGCGCGCAAGCTGGGCCTGCAGCCCCGCCAGGTGGCCGTCTGGTTCCAGAACCGCCGCGCCCGGTGGAAGACCAAGCAGCTCGAGCGCGACTTCGACCGCCTCAAGGCATCCTTCGACGCTCTCCGAGCCGACCACGACGTCCTCCTCCAGGACAACCACCGCCTCCGCTCACAG GTGGTGTCGTTGACCGAGAAGCTGCAAGAGAAGGAGGCAACGGAGGGCGGCGCCAGCGCTGCCACCGACGCCGCGGCGTTGCCGGCGGTGGACGACGTCAAGGCTTCCTTGGCCGATGACGTCAAGGAGCCAACAACAGagccggcggcggaggaggaagcGGCGTTCGAGGTGCAGCAGGTGAAATCCGAGGACAGGCTGAGCACTGGCAGCGGCGGGAGCGCGGTGGTGGACACGGACGCGCAGTTGTACGGCGCCGGCGGCCGGTTCGCTGCGGCCGTTGATAGCAGCGTGGAGTCCTACTTCCCCGGTGGCGAGGACCACCACTACCACGACTGCGGGATGGGTCCAGTAAACCACGGCGTGGGAGGGATCCAGTCGGATGACGACGGCGCCGGCAGCGACGAGGGATGCAGCTACTACGCCGAAgaagaagccgccgccgccgccgcgttctTCGCCGGACACACCCACCACCacgcggacgaggacgaggacgccggccaGATCAGCTGGTGGATGTGGAACTAG